In Lolium rigidum isolate FL_2022 chromosome 7, APGP_CSIRO_Lrig_0.1, whole genome shotgun sequence, the DNA window GCCCGTGAAGTTGCTCCGTGGTAAAGAAATCGcacatttgtgtgtgtgtgtgtgtcacaaGCAGAAAATAATTGAaagagagaaccaacctgagatttggtggttaggagggtggttgtacccccgcacccaccagagtttaaacctcaagtgtctcataaaggcggaatattcatttagtgggaggcgacgttcccatcGAAAACGAGGCGTCCGTGGTgagttcgtcaatttcaagatccaatccgccggctcagtcttccgaaggtgctcatagggtagagtgtgcgtgtgtgcgttcagtgTATGCGTGTGTCTCtgagcgtctacgtttgtactgtgttttaaaaaaaatgaaagaagTGTATATGTCTTGAGGAGAAAAAAAATCCATATCAAGTACGAAGTACAAATATGTATTATTAACCAGCATGTTTAAAAAATAGCTAGCTTATGGAGAAGCACGGGTTCACTAGTTTAATATACTACTAGTAGTAGAGATTTGTGAATCATAAATGGCCACTTATTCCCGGCCTCGTCCAGAAACGCGGAGCACCCCATGTCAATGGCAGGGATCTCTTTGAGTGGCTCTCGCAAGTGCCACCTTATCACCACTCACTCTTGAATCTTTTCTCATTTTTCGGAATATTGGACTTCAGTGCTTAACTGCAACCGTCCGATCCTTATCACTCCCGCTCCTTCCTACTCGCACCGCCGCCGTCCTTCCTCACTCGCGCCCGTTCCGCGCCGCGTCGGCCCCCTTGCTCGCGGCTCCCTCCTTCGCCGCCTGTTCGCCTCGCTCCCCCGCCCACTGACGCGAGGCCCCTGTCCGTGCCTGACCCGTTACTGCTGGCCGGCCATTCCGCCTCCGCGCCGTTGTGGCCGCCGGTCGCCCGCTAGCTGGATTGTTGTGGAGACCCGTCTGGAACTACGTTGTACTCGTTTATTCGTAAGTTCGATTGCACTTTCTTACTAATTCTTATGTGCTGTCTTATGTATCCCGAGAGAAATAAGTAAAATCAATTTCTGTAGGTTCCAACCAGTCCGTATATCTGGACATATTTCTTTCACAAAATGCATAAAAAatagggatttgctagttctcagctaggtGAGAACGAACTTCGTGCTCAGTCAAGTCTTACACCATTcaatttgcatcgtgatttgtgctagtcacgagttgcaacttgcaacatgagttgcaactgaactttgatgacatcatctgactGAGAAGGAAGTTAGTTCTCAttcgactgagaaatagtcacgCCCTAAAAAATATGCTGCAGAGAAATGTTGTTTTCCTCAGAAGAAAAAGTCCAGTCCGTATAAGTATGACCATTGATAGATTTCATCTTTTTTATTACGTGTTTCCATTCTTCTAAAAAATAAATTGAGAAAATTACACTAGAATTTTAGATATAATTATTTAGCCACCACATGAATACGTAGATACTTTTTGATACAAACTTTCTGGTTCTGTTATTTATTTTGCTGATTCCGATTATTGTTTCCAAAGAGTTCCGAGTGTTCAGCTTTATGAGTGCAAAGGAGTGTATATAGCAACATTGCCATGGCATCTCCTGCTTCTGTTACCAACCTGGGGAGTAAGGGAAGGCCCAGCCCACTGCTAACAGCGGCAGTGAGGAAAGGACACTTGGTTTCTAGGATCAGTTTTACAGGGTTTGACGGTGTCCGGAGGTGGCCGTGTGTGCCAGGGAGACTGTGTAGATGTATGGTCATAACTAACTTGATCGACGAGAAGGGAGCTCAATTCTCATCAAGAGCAAGTGTGAGTGTTAAAGCTGATGATGACAATGATCTTCTTTCGAAGCCCCTGCAGAGGCCAATCCGGCCGACTGGGCCTCCAGAAAGCTTGAATACAGCAACCGCATCAGCACCTGCCAGGAAGCCAGGTGGCGCAATATTGCGAGACAGAGAGAAGGTTCGAGAGTCATTGGATGAGGTGTTGGAGAAGGCAGAGAAACTTGAGGCCTCAAACTCTAGAAATTCAGACAGGGAGAACAGTAAATTGAGACAGAATGATGTTGCAAAGCCTGATAGTCCAACGGCAACAGTGGTGGAGGAGGGCCCCAATTCAAAAAGAACAAAAACACTAAAGAGCGTATGGAGAAAGGGGAACCCTGTGCCAACTGTACATAAGGTGATTAGAGATCAGCCACGCACTGATAGTAGGTACCAGTCCATATCTCCAGCTAAACCAGCAGTCTCTTCTCCATCAAATTCAGCACCTCAGCTACTAACAAGACCTTCTGTAGCATCACCACCTCGTCGGCCCGTAAAGGCTGATACACCAAAGGAGAAAAAAGGACCCATACTGATCGACAAATTTGCTTCCAAGAGACCAGTAGTTGACCCAGCTGTAGCTGAATCACTGGTAGACCCTGTAAAGCCCATACGAGGCCCACCAGTGAAATTGAAGGATAATCGTCGTAAAAAAGTCCTCACACCAGCTGGTTCCCGCCGGCGTGTGCCAAACAATGATCGAATAGTTGATGACGATGCTCCAATTCGCAAGGGAAGGAGATGGAGCAAGGCAAAACGTAGGGCTGCCAGGCTTGAGGCTTTAGAAGCTGAAGAACCAGTTAGGGTTGAAATCCTTGAAGTTGGTGAAGAAGGTATGGATATTGACGAATTAGCATATCAATTGGCAGTTGGCGAATCAGAAATCCTGCGATTTTTATCTGTCAGAGGAGCAATGGTCGACAATGTTCAGACTCTTGATAAAGATTTGGTTAAGATGGTTTGCATGGAATATGAAGTTGAGGTATTGGAAAGTGGTCCAATGAGAGTGGAAGAGATGGCAAAGAAGAATGAGTTCCTTGATGAGGAAGATTTGGATAAACTGGAAGTACGGCCTCCCATTGTAACTATAATGGGTCATGTCGATCATGGGAAGGTATCAAGTGTGATATAAATTTCAAGACTCCATAACTATTCCTAACCACTGTTTGACATTGCTTCTTTTGTCGCAGACTACTCTGTTGGATTATATACGCAATAGCAAGGTAAATTAGTAATAGCTGAACATTGATATGTCCTTTTGTCAGTGACATGAGGATTATTGGCATTGATACACAGTAACAACTATATACTAGGAACTGTATGTCTAAACCAAAGCTACATTCAGGTGGTGGCATCTGAAGCTGGTGGAATAACACAAGGAATTGGAGCATATCAGGTTCTTGTGCCAGTTGATGGAAACCCTCAGGCTTGTGTTTTTCTTGACACTCCAGGACACGAGGTATAGCAGTAGATATTATTTAGTTATTATATGTTTCTCACTTCTGCATGTCATATCAACATTCCTGATTCTTTCACATAACAGGCGTTTGGTGCCATGAGAGCTCGAGGAGCGAAGGTAACTGATATATGTATCATTGTCGTAGCTGCGGATGATGGCGTTCGGCCACAAACAAACGAGGCGATTGCGCATGCAAAAGCAGCTGGTGTGCCTATTATAATAGCTATAAATAAGGTATATGTTGTAGCCACTTTCTTTCATAGTTGCCATCCCCCTTTCTCATATTTCAGTCACCTCCTATGCAAGCAGGTGGACAAGGAGGGAGCTAATCAAGAACGAGTGATGCAAGAGCTTTCCCAAATTGGACTTATGCCAGAGATGTGGGGTGGTGATACCCCGATGATTCAGGTTGCTTATTGTCACTCTGGAAAAAGGAAGTTCCTTATTACCTTTTTGTGCTGATTTAGTTGTGATATCTTTTAGATAAGTGCTCTCAAAGGAGAGAATGTTGACGAGCTATTAGAGACTGTCATGCTTGTTGCCGAGGTATTTCTTTGTTTATACTGTATGTTTTGCTTCTTGTTGAGTTTCCTTTTGACTTTTTTTTGCTTCAAATTCATAGTTGCAAGAATTAAAAGCCAACCCTCATAGAAATGCAAAGGGCACAGTTATAGAAGCATGTCTTGACAAGGCTAAAGGACCTCTTGCCACTCTAGTTGTACAGAATGGAACCCTGAATAAGGGTGATATTCTTGTTTGTGGTGAGGCTTTTGGAAAGGTTTGTTTCTTCCTTTTCTACTTGCTCTACATGATTTCATTTAGAGCAtggctagcacttacattagaaaAAAGAAGCTAGCTCATATAATTGACAGAAGCTAACATATAATCTTGGGCCAATTGATGTATAACATGTATGGGTATTACACAGATCCGCGCAATGTATGATGATCGTGGAAGTCTTGTAGACCAAGTAGGGCCATCTAATGCCGTGCAGGTTATTTTCCTTCTTTTTCTCCATTTTCTTTCTCGTGATTCCTTCATAATTCCCTAGTTCTACCATATTTGTGACAAACTATTATATTGCATTCAGTTTTCTTTTCTGCAGATCTATTAATATTTTCTGAAAATCAGTATTATTCATGGAGAGTTAATTTCTCATTAAATTAAAATGTATATACACATAAAAGCATGAGACAGATTTCCAGTATTCAGGTGCAGTGGCACCCTTTAAAAAAATGTACTTGTGCAATTATAAAAGAAAATTCCAAAACACTATCCTAGATGTACAACATTTTAGAATATCTGCACTCGCAAATTTTTCTGCAAAAATTAGCCCATTTGGATGCTGTACAAGAAAAAAATGTCATCTATACACATATCTTAAAATATGCAAATTGTACTGTAGAAAATGTAATTTCCTGCGAAACAGTCCCAATTCTttcctttctctctttttctacaTCATGTAAATGGTCATATTTTTCCACATTGGTTTTGCAACTCACATATTTCAACATGATATATATCTGTTGATTTTTTGAAATATATATTAAGATGAACTAGTGGTACTTCAGGGTGCAATTGCACTTCGCTGGAGGTGCTACTTGTTGATAAGCTACTTTGTGATTCATTTTTTCCCCTTTTTCTATGTAAATGCTCAAATAATACTTGATGCCCTTCACATTGGCAGAAAGTGGCTTGTAGTAAAAGCAATGTACTAATATAGGTATTCCTCTCCTTATAAATAAATAGAAATTGAATTGGGAAAAAAACTGGATCTTGGGAATTGATGTAAGTTCATCAACCTTGCTGTACTAATCTTGGTTAATTTATCAATGAGGTAGCTAAATATCAGGTGAGTTGTGAATTACCTAGTTTGTAAATGGATGTGATTGGAGTTTGAGAACTCATTTTGTGGTTCTCCAGGATGCTTCCGAGCATTACAGAAGAATGATAATGAACACTGGGAGATAATATGGATTTCAGGTTACAAAGAGACAATATATTGGGAAGACTTTTAATTACCTTGTCTTGGTTAATGAATTCAGAATCCAATGCCAATTTATATGGACATATATTAGTAGATTGAAACATGTTGGCATTTGCGTTATATCTAAATGGATTCAAACCAAACTAACAAACAAATTAACTAATTGTTGTTATAAATATTTTACTTATAGCCTAACTGAACTTTGAAGGGAAATTGGATGTTATGGTACTTCTACAGCACCTCAAACATGGTTTTTGTATATGAGCGAAGTTAACAACATTTTAAATGGATTCAGATCCCTTGTCTAAGGAAGAATTTAAACTGTTGGACACAAAAAAGGAACTTGAAAGTTGGTGATGTAAACCAGTGCAGTCTAACCTTAGTGCTCTCATCTTGCTCTACAGTTTGTTGCACAGATTGGGTTTCTGAAGGAAATATGTGGTTAGCTAACAGTAGTCCCTCCACCATTCTATAAGGTGTATTTTGCTTTTGTGCAGAAATTAATGAAGCCATTAATAATAAAAGGAAGTGACCACCGTAGCCATGGTGTTATTGTCTTGAGTAGGCGAGAGATTAGTCAGTATGTACCCACTCCGTTTTAAAATGTGGGGCATATTTGACTATACAATTTGAGGGGGCGCTTCGACGCTTAGGCGACGCCTAGGCGGACGCTTTGGACGCCTAGGCGCCTAAGGTGGGCGTTTTTCTAAGGCGGAGGGGGAGCGCTTGGACGCTTAggcgacgcctttaaaaccaCGGTAACTATTAATAACATCTTGTATGAGAAGTTTGTagtcaaatttcaaatttggataATCAAAAacaccctatattttgaaatggaaTGAGTATGTCTAACCACAAATGGTAATAGAGATAAGAgataaagagagagagagagagatcacaTTGTTTATCCAACATGCACTATGTATACTAGATgacaccccgcgcgttgcagcggaattGATAACAAACACTTTACTCACAAAAAGAGTTAAAATAAACAAAAATGGGATCCAGTTTTATTCATAGCCAATGATTCCCAAGTCTGGGCAAAAGGGTATGATATTATGTTGAGTAAAGTAAGGACCTTATTTTTCATCAAGTATTGACAAAAGTTGACACGATAGGTAATACTATTCTTGTGTGGAGAAATGCTGGAGCACATCAAGAAGTTAAACAAATATATTTTTAGAGCTCAAATAAAATTCTTCGAAACTCATTTGACGGTTACAACTATATTGATGGTACAACAACATTTGCATGCTACCATTTCCAATGATAAGGACCAAGTTAGTTATTTGGTTCCATTTCTAGCAGCCTAGCACCATGCGGagttttttttggtttgtaatggTAGTTACAAATTGAGCCTAACACAAATTACCGGACTCTTATATACCAACGTACAATGCATACAGAAGTTTCTAAGCCAGATGAACTCTGCAGACGTGTCCTCAACTCGGCATATATACTGTCAATAGCAAAGTAGACCTGCATGAAGGCCACTGAAATTGTGTTTCCATCTTTCTCCTGAAATTCAGACTGAAGGCAAAATAAATATCTGGCAGACCAATCCTTAAAACTTACCTAGAAGTGAAAAGAAGGAAATACCGGCGAGAGGGGACTCACCTGTGCGCAGTGAATTGGATGACCACTACATGCAGGCAGAGAGCCGAACAGCACACCAAATCAAGAAGAGTTCTACAGTTCAACCCATAAATCGTGGTGACAATACAGATGGGGCAGCGCATAAAACCTGGGCCGAGAAGGCTTGACAGCGAAGCTCCAAACAGACAGAGTTGTCGATCTAGATAAATTTGAATGAATAAAATACTGTAATTCAGACATATAGATACGACGACCCATCGGCTATGCTACACCgttaaaacctgcaaaacaaaatatgGACACGAAATAAAACAGTTTTTTGGTTTGTAATGGTAGTTACAAATTGAGCCTAACACAAATTACCGGACTCTTATATACCAACGTACAATGCATACAGAAGTTTCTAAGCCAGATGAACTCTGCAGACGTGTCCTCAACTCGGCATATATACTGTCAATAGCAAAGTAGACCTGCATGAAGGCCACTGAAATTGTGTTTCCATCTTTCTCCTGAAATTCAGACTGAAGGCAAAATAAATATCTGGCAGACCAATCCTTAAAACTTACCTAGAAGTGAAAAGAAGGAAATACCGGCGAGAGGGGACTCACCTGTGCGCAGTGAATTGGATGACCACTACATGCAGGCAGAGAGCCGAACAGCACACCAAATAAAGAAGAGTTCTACAGTTCAACCCATAAATCGTGGTGACAATACAGATGGGGCAGCGCATAAAACCTGGGCCGAGAAGGCTTGACAGCGAAGCTCCAAACAGACAGAGTTGTCGATCTAGATAAATTTGAATGAATAAAATACTGTAATTCAGACATATAGATACGACGACCCATCGGCTATGCTACACCgttaaaacctgcaaaacaaaatatgGACACGAAATAAAACAGTTTtgcacagagagagagagagagagagagagagagagggagagggagagggagagggggagggggagggggagggggagggggagggggagggggagggggagggggagggggagggggagggggagggggagggggagggggagggggaggggggagggggagcgagagcgagagcgagagagggagggggagggagggagagggagcgagagggagagggagagcgagagagagagagggagggagagggagagggagagcgggagggagagggagggagagggagagggagagggagggagagggagagggagagggagagagagggagagagggagagagagagagagagagagtaggaCAAGCTGTGGACTGGTTTGGTACTAGTCTGAATTTCACACCATTAACCGGCTTATATCAGATGTATCAAATACGGAGTAGGACAAGCTGCATCTCGTCTCTGCTAACAGGGTTCGCATTAAGGAGAAACGCGGTAGCTGATTTTGAGACACCTACTGTCGGTGGAGAAGGACGTGCGAGAAAGAACCATAGCAGAGAATACGGACAGTCCTTAATCAGTAGAAGCGTTGGGGACAGCGGCGCTCGGCAACCAAAACGCCCCGAACTGAACAGACCATTTTTTGGGTGTGATACATTAACTGATTTGGTTGCTGAAGAAATGAAGAGACATCGGTCGAGAAGAAAACCATTTACCACTGGAGCAGCAACATAAATATGTGTAGCTTTGCTATACAAAAGTTCACTTTGGTGATGACCAAAACACCAAATCGaatagtaataataattgcaTGGCTAATGTAGACCAGATGACGTGGCACTATGCtgaggtggatagcttgcatgttaagagaaataATCATAGTGGCTTGCTCctatttagttattatagatTATAGATTCTGAAACAAGGTTTGCAAAACTGTAGGCATTATATTTTGAAATGGAGGCTATACTGCTTTAGGATTTTCGCGGTAACAATTGGACAGCATAGAAGAATTAGTCGTATTTATTCAAAAAATGGTTTCTCACTTATGAAATCATGACTTTTAAAGAGAACACCTGTAATTACAATTTTTTTCCGTACCCAAAACTGCTAATCGTGTTGTGTACTTATGATGGGACTGTGGGTTTCAGAGTTTGCAATGTCACCCTTCGGTATCCATATTGGTGGAATGGATGTATAGAAGATAGAATTTTTCTTTGACAGATCCTGAAATCAAATCTTGAAATTCTATAATTTATCTTTTCATTACAAAAATTAAAGCAGCTGGTTTTCATGAACTACCCTTGTAATGATCTTTTTCCTCCGTGAATTGATTTCCTGAACCTGCTGATGATTATATAATTATATTACCTCCGGCTCAGTGCACGCCTCTATTATCGGAGGGTGTTTCAGAATGGAAAAATTCTTTTGTAGCTTGTTGCCGTCTCGACCCTCAAATAGTCTTGAAATATTTGCAGTCTTAAAAGCATCTTGATTTATTTATGTTTTGAACAGATTATTGGCCTGAACAATGTACCCCTTGCTGGTGACGAGTTTGAGTCTGTTGATGACCTTGATGTTGCACGTGAAAGGGCAAATGCTCGTGCTGATGCAATGAGAATTGAAAGGATATCTGCGAAAGCTGGGCAAGGAAAAGTCACTCTCTCATCCATTGCGGCGTCTGTTTCATCTGGAAACCAAACAGGGATTGATACGCATGGGTTAAATGTCATACTTAAAGTTGATTTTCAGGTATCCACATTGGTCGCAAATTATGTGGTTTGATAGTTCTTAATGTCTTTTCTTTCGTTTCTAAGTAATTTTATAACAATAGGGTTCCATTGAGGCCATTAGGCAAGCCATTCAAGCGCTGCCTCAAGAAAATGTCTCTTTGAGGTTCCTACTTCAAGCTCCAGGTGACGTGAGTCTTAGTGATGTTGATCTGGCTGTTGCTTCGGAAGGAATTGTATTTGGTTTCAATGTCAAAGCTCCAGGATCAGTTAAGAAATATGCTAAACAGAAAAGTGTGGAAATCCGATTATACAAAGTGATCTATGATTTGATTGATGATTTGCGGAATGCCATGGAAGGACTTCTTGACCTTGCTGAGGTAAACTGCGGGTcttttttcacttttaaacagTCAATGGGGAAAGCTACACATTGTGATGTGTGAACTGTTCTTCTATTTTGTTCAGTAAGGAATATTTTACTCTTAGCTTGGTATTTTGGCAATATACTCTGAGGTTAATACTAGTTTCTGCTAGTTCGAATGGTCAACCTAATACATATATTTGCTTGTCAGGAGGAGGTACCTCTTGGTTCAGCCAAAGTTCGAGCTGTTTTCAGTAGTGGCAGTGGAAAGGCAGCAGGTTGCATGGTAACTACAGGGAAAGTTGTGGAAGACTGCAACGTTCGGGTTCTTCGTAAAGGAAAAGAAGTTTATGTGGGTACACTTGATTCCTTGAGACGGGTGAAAGAAACTGTGAAGGAGGTATGCAAAATATTCATGGCCCCATCAACTATTCCCACTGCAGCCCTATTCCAGCAGTTGTTAATCCTTTCACACACTTAGTGTTGATGCTGAAACAAAATCTAGTGTGCTCACAGTATGAACTAAATTTCTTCTTTTCACTAGGTTGGCGCGGGGCTAGAGTGTGGTGTTGGGGTAGATGACTTTGACGATTGGGAGGAAGGTGACGTTGTGGAGGCATTCAACACTGTGAAGAAGGCAAGAACACTCGAGGAAGCCTCTGCCACGGTGACTGCGGCTCTCAAGGGTGCAGGCGTCCAGGTGTAGATGTTGCAAAGCTGATTACGCGAGTCTGTAAGAACTGCGGCAGCCATTGAATTATTATTTTCAACGAAGCTGGAGTGCTTTGGCCGCATTGTTGAAGAATGACATTCAGGTACTTGAAAGACGAAACGTATGCAGATGGCTGCATGACGTGCCCGCCTGTGCTGGGTCATACCGTGTCTCGCCTACTAAAGCTGCACCTGCTGCTGTACGTTAGTGTACATAGGGAAGATGATCAGCTGTTGTTAGTTTTGCCTCTAACAGGTAGATAAGTGGTGTCTCTAGTTTAACAccttttgagttttttttttttgacacaagcTGTAACCTGCAGCTGTGACGCCGCATCATCGTTATTAGATCATCATTCATCATACTCTTCGTGACAACAAAAGAATTGAAAAAGAGAATCGTAATGGAGTTTGGGTCTTCTATATATTTTTT includes these proteins:
- the LOC124674517 gene encoding translation initiation factor IF-2, chloroplastic isoform X1, producing MASPASVTNLGSKGRPSPLLTAAVRKGHLVSRISFTGFDGVRRWPCVPGRLCRCMVITNLIDEKGAQFSSRASVSVKADDDNDLLSKPLQRPIRPTGPPESLNTATASAPARKPGGAILRDREKVRESLDEVLEKAEKLEASNSRNSDRENSKLRQNDVAKPDSPTATVVEEGPNSKRTKTLKSVWRKGNPVPTVHKVIRDQPRTDSRYQSISPAKPAVSSPSNSAPQLLTRPSVASPPRRPVKADTPKEKKGPILIDKFASKRPVVDPAVAESLVDPVKPIRGPPVKLKDNRRKKVLTPAGSRRRVPNNDRIVDDDAPIRKGRRWSKAKRRAARLEALEAEEPVRVEILEVGEEGMDIDELAYQLAVGESEILRFLSVRGAMVDNVQTLDKDLVKMVCMEYEVEVLESGPMRVEEMAKKNEFLDEEDLDKLEVRPPIVTIMGHVDHGKTTLLDYIRNSKVVASEAGGITQGIGAYQVLVPVDGNPQACVFLDTPGHEAFGAMRARGAKVTDICIIVVAADDGVRPQTNEAIAHAKAAGVPIIIAINKVYVVATFFHSCHPPFSYFSHLLCKQVDKEGANQERVMQELSQIGLMPEMWGGDTPMIQISALKGENVDELLETVMLVAELQELKANPHRNAKGTVIEACLDKAKGPLATLVVQNGTLNKGDILVCGEAFGKIRAMYDDRGSLVDQVGPSNAVQIIGLNNVPLAGDEFESVDDLDVARERANARADAMRIERISAKAGQGKVTLSSIAASVSSGNQTGIDTHGLNVILKVDFQGSIEAIRQAIQALPQENVSLRFLLQAPGDVSLSDVDLAVASEGIVFGFNVKAPGSVKKYAKQKSVEIRLYKVIYDLIDDLRNAMEGLLDLAEEEVPLGSAKVRAVFSSGSGKAAGCMVTTGKVVEDCNVRVLRKGKEVYVGTLDSLRRVKETVKEVGAGLECGVGVDDFDDWEEGDVVEAFNTVKKARTLEEASATVTAALKGAGVQV
- the LOC124674517 gene encoding translation initiation factor IF-2, chloroplastic isoform X2, with the protein product MASPASVTNLGSKGRPSPLLTAAVRKGHLVSRISFTGFDGVRRWPCVPGRLCRCMVITNLIDEKGAQFSSRASVSVKADDDNDLLSKPLQRPIRPTGPPESLNTATASAPARKPGGAILRDREKVRESLDEVLEKAEKLEASNSRNSDRENSKLRQNDVAKPDSPTATVVEEGPNSKRTKTLKSVWRKGNPVPTVHKVIRDQPRTDSRYQSISPAKPAVSSPSNSAPQLLTRPSVASPPRRPVKADTPKEKKGPILIDKFASKRPVVDPAVAESLVDPVKPIRGPPVKLKDNRRKKVLTPAGSRRRVPNNDRIVDDDAPIRKGRRWSKAKRRAARLEALEAEEPVRVEILEVGEEGMDIDELAYQLAVGESEILRFLSVRGAMVDNVQTLDKDLVKMVCMEYEVEVLESGPMRVEEMAKKNEFLDEEDLDKLEVRPPIVTIMGHVDHGKTTLLDYIRNSKVVASEAGGITQGIGAYQVLVPVDGNPQACVFLDTPGHEAFGAMRARGAKVTDICIIVVAADDGVRPQTNEAIAHAKAAGVPIIIAINKVDKEGANQERVMQELSQIGLMPEMWGGDTPMIQISALKGENVDELLETVMLVAELQELKANPHRNAKGTVIEACLDKAKGPLATLVVQNGTLNKGDILVCGEAFGKIRAMYDDRGSLVDQVGPSNAVQIIGLNNVPLAGDEFESVDDLDVARERANARADAMRIERISAKAGQGKVTLSSIAASVSSGNQTGIDTHGLNVILKVDFQGSIEAIRQAIQALPQENVSLRFLLQAPGDVSLSDVDLAVASEGIVFGFNVKAPGSVKKYAKQKSVEIRLYKVIYDLIDDLRNAMEGLLDLAEEEVPLGSAKVRAVFSSGSGKAAGCMVTTGKVVEDCNVRVLRKGKEVYVGTLDSLRRVKETVKEVGAGLECGVGVDDFDDWEEGDVVEAFNTVKKARTLEEASATVTAALKGAGVQV